Genomic DNA from Sporosarcina sp. ANT_H38:
TCCCTTTTAATGAAAACTTTTCTTTATCCACATAATACAGACCGTCGACTTGATCAAAATGCGGTAGTGTCGCAAACTCCTCATAATCAACGGTGGACAGCTGCTCACTCTTCTGCAGTGCCGAGATTTGTGCCAAGTCATCCAGTGGATCATATGGGACGCCTGGCCCCTTATTTGAAGAAAGAAAATTCAGAGGGTCAATTGTGAGAATAAGAAACAGTGCAACTACAGGGAGCACCGTCGAGACAAATAGCACTTGCCAAGAAAACTTTTTAACCGGTGGCCGTACACGTTCATGCACACGCTGCTTTATCCGCCTTTCCTGCTTCGATGTATCGCCCATCATTTGATCGAGTTTATGTTTGAAATCACTCAATTGCTCACTACCTCCTCGTCCTCTTCCTCAAAAAATTCCTTTAGCTGCTGTTTTGCCCTTCGTAGCCGTGTTTTCACGGTATTTTCATTCAGCTGCAGATAGCTTGCTATTTCCGCTATAGATTGCTCGTCATAATAAAATAACAGTAAAGGTTCACGGTATTTTAACGGAAGCTGGAAAAGATTTTTTTCAAGTGTGGCCAACTGCTCTTGCTCCAACACTACTTCTTCTGCGCCTTTTGCCGAAGTAAAGATTGTATCGAACAGCACATCTTTTTTATGCTTCCACGAGCGCAAATAATCTTTTGCACGATTGGCTGTCATTTTCGTTAAATATGTCTTTAATGATGCCTCATTGCGAAACTGGTCACTCTTTTGAAAATACGTAACAAATACTTCTTGTACAATATCCTCGGCAGTCGACCAATTCTTCACATATAAATAAGCGATGCGCACTAAATAACGCGAATGCTCATCGATTATTTGATCGATATTACTCATTTACGAACCCACGCCCTCTTCTACGGCCACGTCATGTCCCCCAACACATACGCAACAAATTGCTCAAACGACTTTTTCTCTGTTATTCCGTATCGGCATACTTCATAATTTGAAGTCTTCCTATTTGCATAGCCTTCGGTCGTCGTAAAGCCAATCAGCACCCCGGCCTCTTTAGCCGCCGCGATGAAATCTTCATTATAATGCCCATACGGATAGGCTAATGAAACGGCTGCCGGCACTTGCTCGATATTTTGCTGTAAATCCAAAAGAATCTCTTCTTTTGAACGATCTAACGCAATACCTACACCCGAAACCTTATTAAGTGAATGCAATTCATATGTATGTGCTTCGAACTGAAAAACATCCGCCAGCTTTTCTAAATCTGCAGCTGTAAAAAACTGCAGCGGGCCTTCCGCATCAAACAGCTGCGCTCCCTGCGCCCGACCCGTACGTGAAGAAATAATGTGCTGAAGCGCACTAAACCCGTATTGCTTTAAAATGGGATATGCATATTCCTTCGTCGATAATAACCCGTCGTCGAATGTAATGAGCACTGCTTTGCTCGGTACAACTAGGCGCCCTTCCAAATAATCATAAAGCTGATGTGCCGTCAGCGTCTCGAAATGATGATCTGCCAAGTACCCCATCTGTTGCTCAAACGATTCCAAGGAAATCGTGCTTTCCATTGTACTCATCAACTCACGCGGCAAAACCTGATGGTACAGAAGCACAGGAAGGCCCTCATCCAAAGTAACGGACTGTTTGGAAATATATCCCGGCCGCTCTCCTATTGTAATGGTATACCAATCCTCTTCCTCCCGTACGACCGGATAGCGATAGCCTTCTTCCATCTCCAGTATAACGCTGCTCTGCAAGTCAGCATCCTCGTAAACCGCGGTTTTTTGCAGCGTATGAACAGCAGCCAAACGCTCCGTATGCACAAGTGTCGAAAGCTTCTTTTTTTCAACCGTTGCCTGCCCCTTACGGACAAAAGCTGTCATATTTCCCAATCGAAGCTCATAATACGCCTCATCCTCACCTGTGACAGCGACAGGCTGATTCGACTCCAACACACCAATCTGAGTCAGGGCTGGCCCCTTCATATAAATCGGCTGACGCTCCTCCAATGTCAGCACCTGCTCAAATTCCCTCTTCGTTACAAACCGCTCCCCTTCCTTCCCCTGCGCAAACACTCTTCCTTGCGATTCAAGCAAAATCCATATCGCACCAATACTCATTATAAATACAATCAAGCACACAAGTAACAGCATGTTTCTAGAATTCTTGCCCATCCCTTTACCTCCACTGTCAATTAAGTAACGTACAGACGGAAATTTCCAGAAAAAGTTTCAAAAGTTTTTAAAAAGTTTTTGTGGTGTACTTTAAGGGTAATATCGATTAGATCCAAAATAATAAAATGACAACATAACTCGGAAAATGAACGTTATAAATCTAGGTGGAATAACGACAAGCATTCAGATTGAATTAAACGAAAATACAAAATATAATGGTTGTGAGCTGCCACTCAAGGATGGATTATTTTATTTTGCTTGGAAAAACTTTTGCATTCTATAAATGAAATAAAACCTTTCCAAGTCGGAGTGAATTGGAAAGGTCTTGTTCTTCTATTCTCACTAATTAATTTGCAAATACTTAGTAGTTTTGCACGCAAGTAGCAGTCATGATTCGATTCGATTACATATCCGAATTTATATCATAGATTTGCAATGCGGAAATATTGATGAGCCCATTCATTTCCTGAACAGTGATTTTCATGCCGGTCGTGATGCCCGTTACCGCGTCGCCGGGCTGACCAGTCCTCCAATAAACACTATTATCAAATTCCACTTCGACCGTCCCTACTTTCTTCGCAGTGACGCGGAAAACATTGGTACCGGGATCTCTTGTAATCTCCGCAATCTCGTCAGCATTTTTCGTTACAATTTTATGCTTCCCAATGTTTTCGGCGGCTTCCTTGTCATAGTAATCGTTGTGATCGAACAGTGCTTTCGTATCGAATACGTAGGACGTCTGCTCCCTCAATGTCTTGATGTCATAGTGGAAGTAGGCATGTTCCGGTTTTTTCGCTTCGATGGCGTATCGCACTTCCTTGCCTCCAACTAGACGTGCCTTGGCAATATAGCTACCCGGCTCATCAATGGCCAGGCATACGTTTAGCGTCGCCTCGCATTTCTTGAATGCTGCGTTTTCGTTCGGTAACTTCCCGACCACTGTGGAAACACTGATGTTCTCGACCTTTTCGCCGGCATACACTGCTAGCGGTGCTTCTGTCGGAAGATAGTCATCCGTCTCTTCCAAGGTTAGCTTCAATTCTCCGTTCACTTTTTTGACAT
This window encodes:
- a CDS encoding sigma-70 family RNA polymerase sigma factor, which produces MSNIDQIIDEHSRYLVRIAYLYVKNWSTAEDIVQEVFVTYFQKSDQFRNEASLKTYLTKMTANRAKDYLRSWKHKKDVLFDTIFTSAKGAEEVVLEQEQLATLEKNLFQLPLKYREPLLLFYYDEQSIAEIASYLQLNENTVKTRLRRAKQQLKEFFEEEDEEVVSN
- a CDS encoding polysaccharide deacetylase family protein; amino-acid sequence: MGKNSRNMLLLVCLIVFIMSIGAIWILLESQGRVFAQGKEGERFVTKREFEQVLTLEERQPIYMKGPALTQIGVLESNQPVAVTGEDEAYYELRLGNMTAFVRKGQATVEKKKLSTLVHTERLAAVHTLQKTAVYEDADLQSSVILEMEEGYRYPVVREEEDWYTITIGERPGYISKQSVTLDEGLPVLLYHQVLPRELMSTMESTISLESFEQQMGYLADHHFETLTAHQLYDYLEGRLVVPSKAVLITFDDGLLSTKEYAYPILKQYGFSALQHIISSRTGRAQGAQLFDAEGPLQFFTAADLEKLADVFQFEAHTYELHSLNKVSGVGIALDRSKEEILLDLQQNIEQVPAAVSLAYPYGHYNEDFIAAAKEAGVLIGFTTTEGYANRKTSNYEVCRYGITEKKSFEQFVAYVLGDMTWP